Proteins co-encoded in one Pseudomonas fluorescens genomic window:
- a CDS encoding GNAT family N-acetyltransferase yields MDFITVDFDKSIDRSVFDCGVHPALNLYIAEHASQDQKRNVSRTFLYVENESLLGYYTLANTSVALSELSEEHTKRMPRYPMPAVLLSRLAVDKAVRGQGLGQRLMSDFFRRVYAISKQSGVAFIVVDAKDDDAADYYRNKLGFIPSTNNPLRLVLSTATLIRALSSQS; encoded by the coding sequence ATGGATTTTATTACTGTCGATTTCGACAAATCGATTGATCGCTCTGTGTTTGATTGTGGGGTACACCCGGCATTGAATCTCTATATTGCCGAACACGCCAGTCAAGATCAAAAACGCAATGTATCTCGAACATTTTTGTACGTCGAAAACGAATCGTTGCTGGGTTATTACACCTTAGCAAATACCTCCGTTGCTCTCAGTGAACTTAGTGAAGAGCACACCAAGAGAATGCCTCGCTACCCTATGCCTGCCGTATTATTGAGTCGCTTGGCGGTGGACAAAGCTGTACGGGGGCAGGGACTTGGTCAGCGCCTGATGTCTGATTTCTTCCGCCGCGTGTATGCGATTTCGAAGCAGTCCGGCGTGGCCTTTATCGTCGTCGACGCCAAAGATGATGACGCTGCTGATTACTACCGGAATAAGCTGGGCTTTATACCCTCGACAAATAATCCGCTTCGTTTGGTGCTTTCCACGGCAACATTGATTCGCGCCCTCAGCTCACAAAGTTAG